In Microbulbifer sp. GL-2, the following are encoded in one genomic region:
- the recR gene encoding recombination mediator RecR — protein sequence MFSPLIEELIRALRCLPSVGPKSAQRMAMYLLEKDRDAAVLLAQSLSQAVEKVGRCNQCRTLTEEPICALCDNNRREQDSLCVVETPADVLAIEQAGNYHGRYFVLHGHLSPIDGVGPADLGVELLEQRLASEPLQELIVATNPTVEGEATAQYIAERARVHGVAVSRIAHGVPIGGELEYIDGGTLAHAFNSRISFFPPAE from the coding sequence ATGTTTAGTCCCCTGATCGAAGAACTGATCCGCGCGTTGCGCTGCCTGCCAAGTGTGGGCCCCAAGTCGGCACAGCGCATGGCGATGTACCTGCTGGAAAAAGATCGCGATGCAGCAGTGCTGTTGGCTCAGAGTCTGTCCCAAGCTGTGGAAAAGGTTGGTCGCTGTAATCAGTGCCGCACGCTGACCGAAGAACCCATTTGTGCGTTGTGTGATAACAATCGCCGCGAGCAGGACTCTCTGTGTGTGGTAGAGACTCCTGCGGATGTCCTGGCGATAGAGCAGGCCGGTAATTACCATGGCCGCTACTTCGTGCTGCACGGTCATCTTTCCCCGATTGATGGTGTTGGGCCTGCAGACTTGGGAGTTGAGCTGTTGGAGCAACGGCTCGCCAGTGAACCCCTGCAAGAATTGATTGTGGCTACCAACCCGACAGTCGAGGGAGAGGCGACGGCCCAATATATCGCCGAGCGAGCCAGGGTGCATGGTGTTGCCGTAAGCCGTATTGCCCATGGTGTCCCCATCGGTGGGGAGCTGGAATATATCGATGGCGGTACCCTGGCTCATGCCTTTAACAGTCGCATTTCTTTTTTCCCGCCTGCCGAGTGA
- a CDS encoding YbaB/EbfC family nucleoid-associated protein: MKGLGDLMQQAQKMQADMQEKMQKLQQELSDLRVCGESGAGMVKVTMNGRHDVTSVEIDPSLLTEDKEMLEDLLAAAVNDAVRRAEEKAQALQKQQVGDLASGVNLPEGFKFPF, encoded by the coding sequence ATGAAAGGTTTGGGCGATTTGATGCAGCAGGCCCAGAAAATGCAGGCCGACATGCAGGAAAAAATGCAAAAGTTGCAGCAGGAATTAAGTGACCTGCGTGTATGTGGTGAGTCTGGTGCGGGTATGGTCAAAGTTACAATGAATGGTCGTCACGACGTAACTTCAGTCGAAATTGATCCGTCCCTGCTCACTGAGGATAAGGAAATGCTTGAGGACTTGCTGGCGGCTGCTGTGAACGATGCGGTACGCAGAGCAGAGGAAAAGGCCCAGGCGCTGCAAAAGCAGCAGGTGGGAGACCTCGCTTCGGGTGTCAATCTGCCCGAAGGCTTTAAATTCCCGTTCTAA